In Mycobacterium sp. JS623, one genomic interval encodes:
- a CDS encoding TetR/AcrR family transcriptional regulator produces the protein MTTARASVHTARADAPLGRAEVVAAVLESAADLFAEHGPAATSIRDIAARSNVNHGLIHRHFGSKDGLVAAVLDHLGQHLAGLLAANADGSAVGEAVDRQLRVIARTSLDGYAIGELQSRFPTMEVLLESVRGRHPSELGARLAAAHTIALQLGWCLFGDFLRASTGLDDLDDRTFARSVGNTVARILEPEKPVTT, from the coding sequence ATGACTACAGCCCGGGCAAGCGTCCATACAGCCCGCGCAGATGCACCCCTGGGCAGGGCCGAGGTCGTCGCCGCGGTTCTCGAGTCGGCTGCTGACCTGTTTGCCGAACACGGGCCGGCGGCAACCTCGATCCGTGACATCGCCGCGCGGTCGAACGTCAACCACGGACTGATTCACCGGCACTTCGGCAGCAAGGACGGACTCGTAGCGGCGGTGCTCGATCACCTCGGCCAGCATCTCGCCGGCCTGCTTGCCGCGAACGCCGATGGCAGCGCAGTCGGCGAAGCCGTCGACCGTCAGCTTCGCGTGATTGCCCGTACGTCGCTCGACGGGTATGCGATCGGAGAACTCCAGAGCCGCTTTCCGACAATGGAGGTGTTGCTGGAAAGCGTTCGTGGTCGGCACCCGTCCGAACTCGGCGCCCGGCTGGCCGCGGCGCACACCATCGCCTTGCAGCTGGGCTGGTGTCTGTTCGGCGACTTCCTTCGCGCGTCGACTGGTCTGGACGACCTGGACGATCGGACGTTCGCCCGGTCGGTGGGCAACACCGTCGCTCGGATTCTCGAACCCGAAAAGCCGGTCACGACATAG